CAAGCTGCGCGGCACCCTCAAGGTCGCCGCGGTCAAGGCGCCAGGGTTTGGTGATCGCCGCAAGGAGATGCTCCGCGACATCGCGATCCTCACCGAAGGCCAGACGATCTCGGAAGAAGTCGGCTTCAAGCTCGAGAACGCGACCCTCAACGAGCTCGGTCAGGCGAAGCGCGTGGTGATCGACAAGGACAACACCACCATCGTCGACGGCAAGGGGAAGAAGGATTCGATCCAGGGGCGGATCGCCGAGATCCGTGCCGCGATCGACAAGAGCACGTCGGATTACGACAAGGAGAAGCTGCAGGAGCGGCTGGCGAAGCTTGCCGGCGGCGTCGCGGTGATCCACGTCGGTGCGGCGACCGAGACCGAGATGAAGGAGAAGAAGGCTCGCGTCGAGGACGCGCTGCACGCCACGCGCGCGGCGGTCGAAGAGGGAATCGTCCCCGGCGGCGGTGTGGCACTGATCCGCTGCCAGTCGGTGCTCGACCGCGTCAAGGCGAGCGGTGACGAGAAGATCGGCGTCGACATCATCCGTCGCGCCATCGAGGAGCCGATCCGCGCCATTGCGATCAACGCCGGTGTCGAAGGGTCGATCGTCCTCGCCAAGGTCAAGGAGTCGAAGGACAAGGCCTTTGGCTACAACGCCGCGACCGATGAGTACGAAGACATGATGAAGGCCGGCGTCATCGATCCGACCAAGGTGACGCGGACCGCGCTGCAGAACGCGGCGTCGATCGCGTCGCTGCTGCTTACCACTGAGTGCGTGGTGGTGGAGCGGAAGGAAGACAAGCCGGCGACGCCGATGGCGGGCGGTGGTGGCGGCATGGGCGGGATGTACTGATCAGCCCGACGGGCTGATCAGTATCCCGCTCGTCCCGAGCGCAGCGAGGAAGGCGAGAAGAGCCGAAGGATCGCTTCGCCTGCGTTGAAGGCGCAACATACAAAGGGCCCCGTCGAATCGACGGGGCCCTTTGTGTACTTATCCGGGCGATAGTCCTACTTCCACGTCGTGAACGAGATGCTGATGTTGTGATCGCCCTCCACGGCGGTCTTGGTCAGCTGAACCTCGGCGTAGTGATTCTGGTCGGTGTGGACGCAGAAGTAGAGGCCGAGCGGGGCACCGATCAACTCATAGGACGTGGACCCGTATGTCGCCGCGGCGCACGCTGCGTAGTTCGGAGCTGCAGTCCCCATCACAGCGAATCGACTGGTGTCGACCACGCTGAGTTGGTCGACGTCACCCGACACCGATTCATTCCAGATGTCTCCATCGGCAAACGTTTCGGACGTCTGCACCGTCCCGGCATCGAGGTCGGCATCGTATGTCGCCGGTATGTCGAGCGTTCCCGAAAGCAGGATGTCGTGAGGAGTGTTGTCGGTGCCGCCGGTCATGTCATCGGAGCTGCATGCCGCGAGGCATATGGCGAGTCCGACGGCGAGCACGATCCGCTTGCTGAGGGCAGGTAGCACGAGGTCTCCCGGTGACAGGTTCTCAGTCCCGGCGAGTATCGGCCTCGGGACCGGGATCGTGAATGAGCGACCGCTCGTCGGCCTCAGGATTGGCGCCGGCACACCCTCAAGCTTTCTTTCCGCTCCGCCCTTCCAGGGAGTGGTTTCGTGCCTCGATCGACTCGCATCGTCCCGGCCGTCGTCCTCATCGTCGCCGGCTGCCACGGCGGCATCACCGGACCCTCCGCGGCCGAGGTCACGTCAGCGGGATCGGCGATTACCGCGCCTGGACTTCTGGCGTCGATCAAGGACCTGTCGGATGACTCGATGCTCGGCCGAGCTCCTG
This is a stretch of genomic DNA from Gemmatimonadales bacterium. It encodes these proteins:
- the groL gene encoding chaperonin GroEL (60 kDa chaperone family; promotes refolding of misfolded polypeptides especially under stressful conditions; forms two stacked rings of heptamers to form a barrel-shaped 14mer; ends can be capped by GroES; misfolded proteins enter the barrel where they are refolded when GroES binds), whose translation is MAAKELMFNVDARAKLKKGVDALAEAVKVTLGPKGRNVVIDKKFGSPTVTKDGVTVAKEVELADPIENMGAQMVKEVATKTSDLAGDGTTTATVLAQAIFREGLKNVTAGANPMELKRGIDKAVEALVNELKALSVPTSGKKDIAQVGTISANNDSEIGKLIAEAMEKVGKEGVITVEEAKGLATELDTVEGMQFDRGYLSPYFVTDPEAMEAVLESPYILIHDKKISSMKELLPVLEKVAQSGKPLLIIAEDVEGEALATLVVNKLRGTLKVAAVKAPGFGDRRKEMLRDIAILTEGQTISEEVGFKLENATLNELGQAKRVVIDKDNTTIVDGKGKKDSIQGRIAEIRAAIDKSTSDYDKEKLQERLAKLAGGVAVIHVGAATETEMKEKKARVEDALHATRAAVEEGIVPGGGVALIRCQSVLDRVKASGDEKIGVDIIRRAIEEPIRAIAINAGVEGSIVLAKVKESKDKAFGYNAATDEYEDMMKAGVIDPTKVTRTALQNAASIASLLLTTECVVVERKEDKPATPMAGGGGGMGGMY